A genome region from Prionailurus bengalensis isolate Pbe53 chromosome B4, Fcat_Pben_1.1_paternal_pri, whole genome shotgun sequence includes the following:
- the PRKAG1 gene encoding 5'-AMP-activated protein kinase subunit gamma-1 isoform X2 → METVASSDSSPALENEHSQETPESNNSVYTSFMKSHRCYDLIPTSSKLVVFDTSLQVKKAFFALVTNGVRAAPLWDSKKQSFVGMLTITDFINILHRYYKSALVQIYELEEHKIETWREVYLQDSFKPLVCISPNASLFDAVSSLIRNKIHRLPVIDPESGNTLYILTHKRILKFLKLFITEFPKPEFMSKSLEELQIGTYANIAMVRTTTPVYVALGIFVQHRVSALPVVDEKGRVVDIYSKFDVINLAAEKTYNNLDVSVTKALQHRSHYFEGVLKCYLHETLETIINRLVEAEVHRLVVVDENDVVKGIVSLSDILQALVLTGGEKP, encoded by the exons AGACCCCAGAATCCAACAATAGTGTGTATACTTCCTTCATGAAGTCTCATCGCTGCTATGACCTGATTCCCACAAGCTCCAAATTGGTTGTATTTGATACTTCCCTGCAG GTGAAGAAAGCTTTCTTTGCTTTGGTGACTAATGGTGTACGGGCTGCCCCTTTGTGGGATAGTAAGAAGCAAAGTTTTGTGG GCATGCTGACCATCACCGATTTCATCAATATCCTGCATCGCTACTATAAATCAGCCTTG GTACAGATCTATGAGCTGGAAGAACACAAGATAGAAACTTGGAGAG AGGTGTACCTACAGGACTCCTTCAAACCACTTGTCTGCATTTCTCCTAATGCCAG CTTGTTTGATGCTGTCTCTTCATTAATTCGAAACAAGATCCACAGGCTGCCAGTTATTGACCCAGAATCAGGCAACACCTTGTACATCCTTACCCACAAGCGTATCCTCAAGTTCCTCAAACTGTTT ATCACTGAGTTCCCCAAGCCAGAGTTCATGTCTAAGTCTCTGGAAGAGCTACAGATTGGCACCTATGCTAACATTGCTATGGTCCGCACCACCACCCCTGTCTACGTGGCTCTGGGCATCTTTGTACAACACCGAGTTTCAGCACTGCCAGTAGTAGACGAGAAAG GGCGTGTGGTGGACATCTACTCCAAGTTTGATGTTATC aatCTGGCAGCAGAAAAGACCTACAACAACTTAGATGTGTCTGTGACGAAAGCCCTCCAACATCGATCACATTACTTTGAGGGTGTCCTCAAGTGTTACCTGCATGAGACTCTGGAGACCATCATCAACAGGCTGGTGGAAGCAGAG GTTCACCGACTTGTAGTGGTAGATGAGAATGATGTGGTCAAGGGGATTGTATCACTGTCTGACATCCTGCAGGCCCTGGTGCTCACAGGAGGAGAGAAGCCCTGA
- the DDN gene encoding dendrin, with product MLDGQLFSEGPDSPREPQDEESGSCLWVQKSKLLVIEVKTISCHYSRRAPPRQPMDFQASHWARGPQSRTCGPRSGSPEPPPRRPWASRVLQEATNWRAGPPAEARAREQEKRKAASQEREAKETERKRRKAGGARRSPLGRPRPEPRNAPRVAQPVGPSAPSRPERLGLAGRPPRPSAQPQSDPGAAWAGPWGGRRSGPPSYEAHLLLRGAAGTALRRRWDRPPPYVAPPSYEGPHRTLGSKRGPEPSQAPASAACAPTPARTEGGFTKKRLDPRIYRDVLGAWGLRQGRGLLGGSPGCGTARPRLESGKGAVEKSLGLASAGPNSGSDSHPQAKAAGSPSSETAPAGLAAATPSPPRPAPRSRPHLKGPGEGKESREQSWLPKCWIPSLKRQPPRHSQTLPRPWAPGGTGWRESLGHREGAGPETLEGWKGARRAHTLPRSSRGPARGEGVFVIDATCVVIRSQYVPTPRTQHVQLLPNGVPRVGGDAPNQPKPNKEEVEGVAAFSSPCQKLLLSSRLSHQLGGGRGFEAEGGKPPDSSLEERASRILGLPVGEVNLQDAPAQPGSPERSVLGPPASGGAGSAEGSEEVAAVPRRAGRGWARTPGPYAGALREAVSRIRRHTAPDSDSDEAAELSVHSGSSDGSDTEASGASWRNERPRPGEGGKTAELSDSIREILDVINRTEEAFFGERDTKGMPQGNRKQQ from the exons atgCTGGATGGCCAGCTATTCTCCGAGGGGCCCGACAGCCCCCGGGAGCCCCAGGATGAGGAGTCTGGCAGCTGCCTCTGGGTGCAGAAATCCAAGCTGCTGGTGATCGAAGTGAAGACAATTTCCTGTCATTATAGTCGCCGCGCCCCTCCTCGACAGCCCATGGACTTCCAAGCCAGCCACTGGGCCCGTGGGCCCCAGAGCCGCAC GTGTGGGCCGCGCTCGGGATCCCCTGAACCGCCGCCCCGCCGTCCCTGGGCCTCCAGGGTGCTGCAGGAGGCGACCAACTGGCGGGCGGGGCCCCCGGCCGAGGCCCGAGCCCgggagcaagagaaaaggaaagcggCATCGCAAGAGCGGGAGGCCAAGGAGACCGAGCGAAAAAGGCGCAAGGCTGGTGGGGCCCGAAGGAGCCCCCTCGGTCGGCCCCGCCCGGAACCTCGGAACGCCCCTCGGGTGGCCCAGCCTGTAGGGCCCTCAGCTCCTTCACGACCCGAGCGCCTGGGGCTGGCGGGGCGACCGCCCCGTCCATCCGCGCAGCCTCAGAGCGACCCAGGGGCGGCGTGGGCGGGGCCCTGGGGAGGTAGGCGGTCAGGGCCCCCCAGCTACGAGGCACACCTGCTGCTAAGGGGCGCAGCCGGGACGGCCCTGCGACGACGCTGGGACCGCCCGCCACCCTACGTGGCTCCACCTTCTTACGAAGGCCCCCACAGGACCTTGGGGTCTAAGCGAGGCCCCGAGCCCTCCCAGGCGCCCGCCTCAGCAGCCTGTGCTCCGACTCCGGCCAGGACAGAGGGAGGGTTCACAAAGAAGAGGCTGGATCCTCGGATCTATCGGGACGTCCTCGGGGCTTGGGGTCTCCGACAGGGACGGGGTCTCCTGGGGGGATCCCCAGGCTGTGGAACAGCCAGGCCAAGGCTGGAGTCCGGCAAAGGGGCCGTGGAGAAAAGCCTGGGGCTGGCTAGTGCCGGCCCGAATAGTGGTAGTGACAGCCATCCCCAAGCCAAAGCTGCTGGGAGCCCAAGCTCGGAGACAGCTCCTGCGGGGTTGGCCGCTGCGACTCCCAGCCCACCGCGTCCCGCTCCCAGGTCCAGGCCCCATCTCAAGGGCCccggggaagggaaagaaagtagGGAACAGAGCTGGCTCCCCAAATGCTGGATTCCCTCCCTTAAAAGGCAGCCACCGCGACATAGCCAGACCCTCCCCAGACCCTGGGCTCCAGGAGGCACTGGATGGAGAGAGTCCCTGGGTCATAGAGAGGGGGCAGGACCTGAGACCTTGGAGGGTTGGAAAGGGGCCCGCCGCGCCCACACCCTGCCCCGCAGCTCCCGCGGCCCTGCTCGGGGAGAAGGCGTCTTTGTCATTGACGCCACGTGCGTGGTGATACGCTCCCAGTACGTTCCAACCCCTCGAACCCAGCATGTACAGCTTCTGCCCAATGGGGTGCCGCGCGTCGGGGGGGATGCCCCTAACCAACCGAAGCCCAACAAGGAAGAGGTCGAGGGAGTCGCGGCCTTTTCCTCCCCATGCCAAAAACTGCTGTTGAGCAGTCGCCTTTCACACCAGCTTGGTGGGGGGCGAGGGTTCGAAGCTGAGGGCGGGAAGCCCCCGGACTCCTCCTTGGAGGAGCGCGCCTCGCGCATCTTGGGGCTCCCGGTTGGCGAAGTAAACCTGCAGGACGCCCCCGCGCAGCCAGGTAGCCCAGAGCGCTCAGTCTTAGGCCCACCGGCTTCGGGAGGCGCGGGCAGTGCCGAGGGCTCGGAGGAAGTGGCGGCTGTCCCGCGGCGCGCGGGCCGGGGCTGGGCGCGGACCCCAGGGCCCTACGCCGGGGCCCTGCGGGAAGCCGTGTCCCGCATCCGGCGTCACACTGCCCCGGACTCGGACTCAGACGAAGCTGCGGAGCTCAGCGTCCACAGCGGCTCTTCTGATGGAAGCGACACCGAAGCCTCGGGCGCCTCCTGGCGAAATGAGCGGCCCCGGCCCGGGGAAGGCGGGAAGACGGCAGAGCTGAGCGACAGTATCCGAGAGATTCTAGATGTCATCAACCGAACCGAGGAGGCCTTCTTCGGAGAAAGGGACACTAAGGGGATGCCACAGGGAAATAGGAAGCAGCAGTGA